TACGAGCGTATAGATATGAATGGAAGGGGATCACTTTGGATTCAAAAAACCTATACGAAAACACATTGTTTGAAGAATTGGACTATTTGAAAGATATAGAACTCTATTCTCAAAGATATAGCAATAAACTAACAGTAAACCGGGTTTTTGACGAGAAATATTATCATTCAATGAGACATGTGACCTTTTTGCTTCCAGCATATAATGAAGAACAGTCCATTGGCCCCTTAGTCAAAAATATCCGTAGATATCCAAAATCTAAAGTCATTGTGGTTGACAATAATTCTAAAGATAAAACTGCATATGTTGCAAAAAAATCAGGGGCCAATGTACTTAAAGAACGAAAACAGGGCAAAGCACATGCTATAAAAAGAGGTTTTGAGAATGTAAAATCTGATTTTATAGTAATGCTGGATGCAGATAACACATATGATCCAGAAGATGCTCAAAAACTTTTAAAGCCATTGATGGATGGTAAAGCGGATGTAGTTCTAGGATCTCGCCTATTAGGCAAACGCGAAAAAGGTTCTATAAGCCGATTTAACCTGGTGGGTAATCGCCTGTTGAGTTTTTTTGCCAGCATACTGTTTTCTAAAGTTTCAGATGTATGTACTGGTTACTGGGCCTTTCAAAGAAAAGTAATAGACAGTCTTTTGCAGGAAGGTATAGATTCAGATGGTTTTGATTTAGAAGTTGAAATGTTTTCAAAGATTTCTAACAACAATTTCAGAGTATTAGAAATTCCTATTAACTATAAAAATCGATTAGATTCCCCTAAATTAAATGGATTGAATGACGGGATTAAAATATTCAAACGAATGTTAAGTTACTGGATTAAAACAAGAAGAGTGAGAAGATGAAAATTGCAATTATAGGCTGCCGTGGTATTCCTGCCAAATATGGGGGTTTTGAAACTTTTGCTCAGGGATTAACGGAAAATCTGGTAAAAAATGGCTATGATGTCACTGTAAGCTGTGAACATGAACCATTGCAGTCTCGTAAAGATGATTATATGGGGGCCAAACTGGAGTATTTTCCTATAAAACCGCCTAAAAATTATTTCTTAAGGAAAATTTATGAGAATCTCTCGGATATCTATTTCCTGATTAAATT
This genomic window from Methanobacterium veterum contains:
- a CDS encoding glycosyltransferase family 2 protein, with translation MDSKNLYENTLFEELDYLKDIELYSQRYSNKLTVNRVFDEKYYHSMRHVTFLLPAYNEEQSIGPLVKNIRRYPKSKVIVVDNNSKDKTAYVAKKSGANVLKERKQGKAHAIKRGFENVKSDFIVMLDADNTYDPEDAQKLLKPLMDGKADVVLGSRLLGKREKGSISRFNLVGNRLLSFFASILFSKVSDVCTGYWAFQRKVIDSLLQEGIDSDGFDLEVEMFSKISNNNFRVLEIPINYKNRLDSPKLNGLNDGIKIFKRMLSYWIKTRRVRR